The genomic DNA CCGAAACTATGAAAAAAGAGGCTCAAAAAATTAATAAAAAAATTATTGCTAATACGCGCACTGAATTTCACCTATACGATGGAATTACAATTCCCTTTCCTAAAAATTCATTTTCAAAAATATTTACAGTGAATACTCTTTATTTTTGGAACAATCCAACTTCTTTTTTAGCTGAAATATACCATGTATTAAAACCTTCTGGTACCTTTGTTTTAACTTTCGCTCAAAAAGAATTCATGGAAAACCTTCCTTTTGTAAAAGATAAATTTAAATTATATGACATCGAAGAAGTAAAAAAACTTATCAAAACTTCTGCTTTTTCAATTACATCAATAACTACTCGTACTGAAAGAATTAAAAGCAAAGCTGGCAACTGGGTCAACAGAATCTTCTACCTCATAAAAGTAACAAAGAATAGTTTTCCTAATGAGTAATTATAGCTAAAAAATTAGCATAACACCTTTTTTATAAAATATAACTACAAATCAATCATACCCCATTACAAATGACTTATAAAAATAAAAAAGCCAGTAACACTTGGTTTTCTAAAGTAGATGCTTCTATTACAGAATGGATGTGCCGAAATGGCTACTTATTAATACGAATTTCTATCGGAATTGTATTTCTTTGGTTTGGATTTCTTAAGTTTTTCCCAGGGCTGAGTCCTGCTCAAGAGCTTGCTACAAAAACAATTAGAAGCTTAAGTTTTAACCTTATCCCTGACCTTTTCATTATTAACGGACTGGCCTTTATAGAAATGCTTATTGGCATCGGACTCATTTCTGGTAAATTTATGCGAGAAACATTACTATTA from Tenacibaculum maritimum NCIMB 2154 includes the following:
- a CDS encoding class I SAM-dependent methyltransferase produces the protein MKSTDINLKEIETQLSCPNGASGIKIGENMNESNIGMTLASINILNITEKDSLLEIGHGNCGHLNELFKITNDISYTGLEISETMKKEAQKINKKIIANTRTEFHLYDGITIPFPKNSFSKIFTVNTLYFWNNPTSFLAEIYHVLKPSGTFVLTFAQKEFMENLPFVKDKFKLYDIEEVKKLIKTSAFSITSITTRTERIKSKAGNWVNRIFYLIKVTKNSFPNE
- a CDS encoding DoxX family membrane protein — protein: MTYKNKKASNTWFSKVDASITEWMCRNGYLLIRISIGIVFLWFGFLKFFPGLSPAQELATKTIRSLSFNLIPDLFIINGLAFIEMLIGIGLISGKFMRETLLLLFLQMTGTFTPIFLFPNEIFTHFPYALTLEGQYIIKNFVLVSAGIVLGGNLNKKNAQ